The Filimonas lacunae genomic sequence AAAAGGCATTAACAACAATGTGCGTATGCGTGATGTAGTAATGCACGGCAGTTGGTATGTAAACTCCAACAGGGCAGATGAAGGTCAGGCAATGGGCAGAAGCTACGGTTGCCCGGCGGTTCCTTATGCAGAACACAAGGATATTATCAATGCTATTAAAGATGGCAGCTGTTTCTATATTTATCACACAGACAGCTGGTATCATCACAGTTCTCAGGTATTGAACGCCGATTTCAGCTGGCCAGCTTTACAGCCTGCCCTGGCTGAAAACGCACCAGCAGCTCCCGTAACCACAGTAGCAGCAAAAAGCTAATTATAACCAGTTTCATAATTCACAGGCCAACCTTAGGGTTGGCCTTATTTTTTGCCATAGAAATCCTGCATTTTTTAGCAAAAACCAAAACCAGTTCGTTTTACATAAGCAAAAAACAACAAGTGTAGTTTGCCTATACCCGCACTGAACTCACCCTTATCTCACCCTATACCCGTAAAATAGAATACTTTACTAACCGCCATAGCAAAAAACACATTTTCACCCTACTTATTACAGCATTAAAACATATGATTTAACTGCCATATCCTGCCTCTCTAAATGGATGTGTTAATAAATTAAAAAGCCGGCTGCTAAAAACAACCGGCTTTTTAATTTATTGCTTATCAGCACCTACCACAAAAACGAAACAAAATAGCCTATCAGTTGGCAGGCTGCGCCAACAAAAAAGCCTAAATACACTTCGCGGGTAGAATGATCATTAAGTATTAAACGTGCAGAACAAACAGCACCAGCCACAATCATCACAATCGACACATCTGCGCCCAGGTGGGTTTTGTAGTAGAAACAGGTGAGTAACACACCGGTAAGCACACCAGCTACTCCCATAGCATGCATGCTTATTTTTTCAAAGTTGTTAAAGGAAAGTCCACCTACGGTAGTTAAAAAGATACCCAGGAAGAAGAACTTTAAAACAGCAGGCTGATCTTTAAAGTTTTTACTCAGGTACCACATCCACCAGTAAAAGATCATGATAATGATATAGGGAACAATGCGGTCTTTCTGGGTTTTAAGCCTGATGCCGGAAATGAATTTCAATCTCCACATTAGAAACACCGCTATACCTGGTAAAAAAGCAGTGGTTACAAATACCCCTATCAACCTCAGTTGCAACATTTTACCTTCCAGTCCCGGAAATTCAACCGGAAAACGCTGTATCAGCCAGTAATAAAAGAAAGTTGGCAAAAAAAGGGGATGCGCTACATAACTTAATAAAGTAGCTACCCATTTCACGGGTTTCGGGGCTACATAAGGCGCTTCCGATTCATTCTCAACACTCATCGTCAATGGTTCCATATAATATTAAAGCTCTTTACGTAGCCTGGCCACGGGTATGTTCAGCTGCTCCCGGTATTTGGCAACTGTGCGGCGGGCAATATTGTATCCTTTTTCCTGTAGTAATTCGGTCAGGCGTTCGTCGCTCAACGGCTTACGCTTTTCTTCGCCTTCAATTAAGTCGCTCAGAATTTTCTTTACCTCACGGGTGCTTACTTCTTCACCGCTTTCGGTACTTAACGATTCGCTAAAGAAGAATTTAAGACGGTAGGTACCAAACTCGGTTTGCACAAACTTGCTGTTGGCCACCCGGCTAACGGTAGAAATATCCAAACCGGTTACCTCGGCAATGTCTTTCAGAATCATGGGACGCAGCGAAGTTTCATCACCTGTAAGGAAAAACTCGCGCTGGTAGTTCATAATGGCGTCCATTGTGCTAAGCAGGGTGTGTTGCCTTTGCTTAATCATATCAATGAACCATTTGGCAGAATCTATTTTCTGCTTAATGAACATTACCGCTTCTTTCTGGCGCTTGTCTTTTTTAGCTCCTTTATCGTATTCCTTCAACATATCCCGATAACCTTCGCTGATGCGCAGGTCAGGCGCGTTTTTGGCGTTGAGGGTCAATTCCAGCTTTCCACCTGAATTGAGTATAAAAAAGTCGGGAACAACATAGCTTTCGGCCTTATTAATTTCACCCACGTTGCCACCTGGCTTGGGGTTTAATTTAATAATGGCGTTGATAACTTCGCGCAACTGATCGTCGTT encodes the following:
- the rpoN gene encoding RNA polymerase factor sigma-54; the protein is MSLSQSLQQKLLQKLSPQQIQLMKLLQVPTANLEERIKEELEENPALEVTEESHDDNFEEQQDEFESGEDEYEMDGSEDEYENIDISEYVSDGDDDVADYKLRDDNYPDSDEKKTLPFKIESSFHDVLLDQLGMLSLDEKSFKIAEQVVGSLDDDGYLRREISSIVDDLAFRQNVDASDEEIEEIIHQIQQFDPPGVCARDLRECLLLQLRRQLVAGKDVNLAIQVLDKYFEEFTKKHYEKIQRGLNLNDDQLREVINAIIKLNPKPGGNVGEINKAESYVVPDFFILNSGGKLELTLNAKNAPDLRISEGYRDMLKEYDKGAKKDKRQKEAVMFIKQKIDSAKWFIDMIKQRQHTLLSTMDAIMNYQREFFLTGDETSLRPMILKDIAEVTGLDISTVSRVANSKFVQTEFGTYRLKFFFSESLSTESGEEVSTREVKKILSDLIEGEEKRKPLSDERLTELLQEKGYNIARRTVAKYREQLNIPVARLRKEL